One region of Clostridia bacterium genomic DNA includes:
- a CDS encoding UDP-N-acetylmuramoyl-L-alanyl-D-glutamate--2,6-diaminopimelate ligase produces the protein MDDWLQLIHGLGRRIGPEPERIAGIAYDSRRVEPGFCFIAVPGFRVDGHDFIPDAVARGARALVVQREDAVPEGMAAVVVEDARAAMARLAARFYDHPSRELGLVGVTGTNGKTTTTYMSRAVLETAGPTGLIGTVQSIVGRQAQPAERTTPEAPDLNRMLRAMRVAGDRFAVMEVSSEGLALHRADGLDFNVAVFTNLTQDHLNFHGTMEAYFEAKAKLFDMLAQVPEGGHGGGPRGAVINVDDAYGRRLAERCRVPLVTYGVEREADIRAVDVEAGGDGLAFTLTFPGGTLPVRLRVGGRFNVYNALAAFGVGWVFGIEPERAVAALARVEGAPGRFEHVRAGQPFTVVVDYAHSPDGIENVLRAAREVTRGRVIAVFGAGGDRDRTKRPLMGAAGARLADVVVLTSDNPRSEDPERILDDIAAGANEAAARSGARVLREVDRRAAIRLAFEQAQPGDIVVIAGKGHETYQIFRDRTIHFDDREVALEELRAMGYGEGGQGR, from the coding sequence ATGGACGATTGGCTGCAGTTGATCCACGGGTTGGGGCGGCGGATCGGACCGGAGCCGGAGCGCATCGCCGGGATCGCTTACGACAGCCGCCGGGTCGAACCGGGCTTCTGCTTCATCGCAGTGCCGGGATTCCGCGTCGATGGGCACGACTTCATCCCGGACGCCGTGGCCCGCGGCGCGCGCGCGCTCGTCGTCCAGCGCGAGGACGCCGTGCCCGAGGGCATGGCGGCGGTCGTCGTCGAGGACGCGCGGGCGGCCATGGCGCGGTTGGCCGCGCGCTTCTACGACCATCCCTCGCGCGAGCTCGGCCTCGTGGGCGTGACGGGCACGAACGGCAAGACGACGACGACCTACATGTCCCGGGCCGTGCTGGAGACGGCGGGGCCCACGGGGCTCATCGGCACGGTGCAGAGCATCGTCGGGCGGCAGGCGCAGCCGGCGGAGCGGACCACGCCGGAGGCGCCGGACCTCAACCGGATGCTGAGGGCGATGCGCGTCGCCGGCGACCGCTTTGCGGTGATGGAGGTCTCCTCGGAAGGTCTCGCGCTCCACCGCGCCGACGGCCTCGACTTCAACGTGGCCGTCTTCACGAACCTCACCCAGGACCACCTCAACTTCCACGGGACGATGGAAGCCTACTTCGAGGCCAAGGCGAAGCTCTTCGACATGCTCGCCCAGGTGCCCGAGGGCGGCCACGGGGGCGGGCCGCGGGGCGCCGTCATCAACGTCGACGACGCGTACGGGCGCCGTCTCGCGGAGCGGTGCAGGGTGCCGCTCGTCACCTACGGCGTGGAGAGGGAGGCGGACATCCGCGCGGTGGACGTCGAAGCGGGCGGCGATGGGCTCGCCTTCACGCTGACGTTCCCCGGCGGGACGCTGCCGGTGCGCCTGCGGGTGGGGGGCCGGTTCAACGTGTACAATGCGCTCGCCGCGTTCGGCGTCGGCTGGGTGTTCGGGATCGAGCCCGAGCGTGCCGTGGCGGCGCTGGCGCGCGTGGAGGGGGCGCCCGGCCGCTTCGAGCACGTCCGGGCGGGCCAGCCGTTCACCGTGGTCGTCGACTACGCGCACTCGCCGGACGGCATCGAGAACGTGCTGCGCGCCGCGCGCGAGGTGACGCGCGGGCGCGTGATCGCCGTGTTCGGCGCCGGCGGCGACCGCGACCGGACGAAGCGCCCGCTCATGGGCGCGGCAGGCGCGAGGCTCGCGGATGTGGTCGTGCTGACCTCGGACAACCCGCGGAGCGAGGATCCGGAGCGGATCCTCGACGACATCGCGGCGGGCGCGAACGAGGCGGCCGCGCGTTCCGGGGCGCGCGTGCTCCGCGAGGTCGACCGGCGCGCGGCCATCCGGCTGGCGTTCGAGCAGGCGCAGCCGGGGGACATCGTCGTCATCGCGGGGAAGGGGCACGAGACGTACCAGATCTTCCGCGACCGCACGATCCACTTCGACGACCGCGAGGTGGCCCTGGAAGAGTTGCGCGCGATGGGCTACGGGGAAGGCGGACAGGGACGGTGA